The Edwardsiella tarda ATCC 15947 = NBRC 105688 region CTCCTGCTTCAATTGTGCGATCGCCGCCAACCCCTCCGCCGTGACCGGAACCTTAACTACCAGATCGGCGATGATGGCGCGTAACGCATGCGCATCCCGCACCATGCCCGCGGCATCAGACGCCATCACCTGAGCAAACAGACGTCCGCGTCCCCCGAGCGCCTCGTGTAAGCGCGGCAACACCTGAGACGGTGGCTGACCACTACGGGCGATGATGCTGGGATTGGTGGTCACCCCGGCCAGCGGCAGGATGCGGGCCAGACGTTGTACCAGCGCACAATCGGCGCTGTCGAGATAGAGTTCCATGCGGATGTCCTTAATCGAGGATGAGGCAAGACTAATTTTTGTGCAGTATAGCGGTGGAAAGCGCAGCAATTATTGATTAACATCAAGTCAACTTTCGTTCGAAAGTTATTAAATCTTCGTAAGAAGAACTGCGGGGTCTTGATGATGATCTTTAATATTCAGCGTTACTCCACGCACGACGGTCCCGGGATCCGTACCGTGATCTTTTTCAAGGGTTGCTCACTCGCCTGCCGTTGGTGCCAGAACCCGGAAAGTTTGCTACGGAGCCCGGAACTGCTGTATGACGCCCGGAGCTGTCTGGCGGCGTGCACACAGTGTCAGGATGCCGCCCCCGCCGTCGCGCTACGCGCCGGGCAGGCGATCTCGCTACACCGCGAGCACGCGGATGCCGCCGCCATTGAGGCGTTGCGCGACTGCTGCCCCAGCCAGTCGTTAACCGTCTGCGGCGAGGAGATCTCCGCCGAGACGATCCTCTCGCAGATCGAACGCGATCGTCCGTTCTATCAACGCAGTGGCGGTGGAATCACCCTCTCCGGCGGGGAACCGTTTATGCAGCCGCGGTTAGCCGAAACGTTGTTACGCCGCTGCTACCAAGCGGGGATCCATACCGCGGTCGAAACCTGTTTACACGTTCCCTGGCGCTATCTGACGCCGTCGTTACCCTGGACAGATCTGTTTCTGGCCGATCTCAAACAGGTGGATTCGGCACGCTTTCGTGCCTGGACCGGCGGCAGCGCACGACGCGTCATGGATAACCTGCGCCGCCTGTCCGCCAGTGGAAAGACGCTGATATTACGTGTCCCCGTGATCCCTGGCTTCAACGCCGCTCTCGATGATATTCAACGCATCGTCGACTTCGCCGCCGACGAACTGACCATCAGTGCGATCCA contains the following coding sequences:
- a CDS encoding glycyl-radical enzyme activating protein; translated protein: MIFNIQRYSTHDGPGIRTVIFFKGCSLACRWCQNPESLLRSPELLYDARSCLAACTQCQDAAPAVALRAGQAISLHREHADAAAIEALRDCCPSQSLTVCGEEISAETILSQIERDRPFYQRSGGGITLSGGEPFMQPRLAETLLRRCYQAGIHTAVETCLHVPWRYLTPSLPWTDLFLADLKQVDSARFRAWTGGSARRVMDNLRRLSASGKTLILRVPVIPGFNAALDDIQRIVDFAADELTISAIHFLPYHTLGRNKYRLLGRPYLAPEQALNDPALLDAARHYASQRGLSVTLGG